From Anaerolineales bacterium, one genomic window encodes:
- a CDS encoding GMC family oxidoreductase, with protein sequence MDVAGRGMAEETIYDFVIVGSGFGGSVSALRLAEKGYRVLVLERGRRYADHELPKTNWDIRRYLWMPALRCFGILQLNLSSGYFLYHSSGVGGGSLVYAAVLMEPDETFFEASSWRHLGNWGDILKPHYSTARRMLGVERNPEFWPADEALQDIAGEFGRADSFRPTEVGIYFGQPGEECPDPYFDGEGPSRVGCIHCGACIVGCRYDSKNTLQKNYLYFAERLGVEIRPESKVDCIEPLVEEDQHDARYIVKYRSSTRFLGGKTKGVYARNVVVSAGTLGTVELLLRCRDVSKTLPDLSSQLGCAVRTNSETFFGAFRLSKDVDHSKGISISSIFKADEETQIEPVRLEERSSMLFRVLASPIIEPSKSAAVRIWRNIVEALRHPIEFLNVRLLPGLTKRGIAIMVMQTKDNLLRLRLGRNPFAMFRRGLVGEQDEERTVPVKIDLGERVARSLAEKIGGAPSGAITQGLINVPMTAHMLGGCVFGQNEDEGVIDVDCEAFNYPGLYIVDGSIVPANPGVNPSLTITALAEYAMSRIEPKAS encoded by the coding sequence ATGGATGTGGCCGGGCGAGGCATGGCAGAAGAAACGATTTACGATTTTGTCATCGTGGGATCCGGCTTCGGCGGCAGCGTTTCCGCGCTGCGGCTGGCCGAAAAAGGGTATCGCGTCCTTGTGCTCGAACGCGGCAGGCGCTATGCGGATCACGAACTCCCAAAGACGAATTGGGACATTCGACGATATCTTTGGATGCCGGCGTTACGCTGTTTCGGAATTCTCCAGCTCAACCTGTCGAGCGGCTACTTCTTGTATCATTCCAGCGGCGTTGGGGGAGGTAGTCTGGTCTACGCCGCGGTGTTGATGGAGCCAGATGAAACCTTTTTCGAAGCATCTTCGTGGCGGCATTTGGGAAATTGGGGAGATATCTTGAAGCCGCACTACTCGACGGCAAGACGCATGTTGGGTGTGGAAAGAAATCCTGAATTCTGGCCGGCAGACGAAGCACTGCAGGATATCGCCGGGGAATTCGGTCGAGCGGACAGTTTCCGGCCGACGGAAGTCGGTATCTATTTCGGACAGCCGGGAGAGGAATGCCCAGATCCATATTTCGATGGTGAAGGGCCGTCGCGCGTAGGCTGCATTCACTGCGGAGCATGCATCGTGGGATGCCGTTACGATTCGAAAAACACCCTGCAGAAGAATTATCTTTACTTCGCGGAACGCCTCGGCGTCGAAATCCGGCCGGAATCGAAAGTCGATTGTATCGAGCCGTTGGTGGAAGAAGATCAGCATGATGCGAGGTATATTGTCAAATACCGATCTTCTACGCGATTTCTCGGCGGGAAGACGAAGGGCGTCTACGCAAGAAATGTGGTGGTGTCTGCAGGGACCTTGGGAACGGTCGAACTGCTGCTCCGCTGTCGCGATGTGTCCAAGACGCTTCCCGATTTGTCCTCCCAATTAGGATGCGCAGTACGTACCAACAGCGAAACGTTCTTCGGGGCATTCCGCCTTTCAAAAGATGTGGATCATTCGAAGGGTATTTCGATCAGCTCGATCTTCAAAGCGGACGAGGAGACCCAGATCGAGCCGGTGCGGCTGGAAGAACGATCTTCGATGTTGTTCCGTGTGCTGGCTTCTCCGATCATCGAACCCAGCAAGTCCGCGGCCGTGCGTATCTGGCGCAACATCGTCGAGGCCCTGCGGCATCCGATCGAGTTTCTCAACGTGCGTCTGCTGCCAGGCCTGACAAAACGCGGCATCGCCATCATGGTCATGCAGACGAAAGACAACTTACTGCGTTTACGACTGGGGCGGAACCCCTTCGCTATGTTTCGGCGTGGACTCGTCGGTGAACAAGACGAGGAACGAACGGTGCCGGTGAAGATCGACCTGGGGGAAAGGGTCGCGCGCTCCTTAGCGGAAAAAATCGGCGGAGCACCGAGCGGCGCCATCACCCAGGGTTTGATCAACGTGCCGATGACGGCGCACATGCTGGGTGGCTGTGTTTTCGGTCAGAATGAAGATGAAGGAGTTATCGACGTGGATTGTGAGGCGTTCAATTACCCGGGGCTGTACATCGTCGACGGGTCGATCGTCCCCGCCAATCCGGGGGTAAATCCAAGCCTCACCATCACGGCGCTCGCTGAGTATGCGATGAGCAGGATCGAGCCCAAAGCAAGCTGA
- a CDS encoding aldehyde ferredoxin oxidoreductase family protein, whose amino-acid sequence MPEFGFRIFHIDISTGVSHQLEVGVQILRETLGGASLAARLLYPYLSKEIDPLSPDAPLLFLGGPLTGTKGTAVGRFVVCAKSPATGIWGESNVGGYFGPEMRMAGVDGIWITGRAPQPVYLWVHDGNIEICDAGGLWGKCDPYETQTLIREAHDDSLIRVASIGLAGEKQLRFASILCDHGRMAGRTGMGAVMGSKRLKAIAARGKRDLLIAYPDRFAKIRTESNRSLRSDNVAEALRQFGSSSASDYLDYLGDMPKYYFTKGLFDGAERVSGEAMAESILSGVSTCHGCVIACGRVVRLADGQDRKGPEYETSVGFGPNLGIDDLSAITRLGELCDRYGMDTISVSNTIGLAFLLYEQGIISEADTDGEALKWGEPAVAERLIHRIAKQEGFGQLLSLGAEEMAKHFDASDMAVHVKGLEMPYHDPRALSGMGVVYATSPRGACHNQSDYFMVEIGQTIEEVGVEFFARQAGEEKAANVARHQDWCTVLNSLVMCIFANVPPHSVLEMINAVTGFDYNLDELMQVGERGWNIKRMVNIGMGITPSDDCLPKSIMKPLEEGGAAGYVIPIDEMLEAYYRARDWNTETGLPSREKMAQLKIEEDRLSRETRE is encoded by the coding sequence ATGCCTGAATTTGGTTTTCGTATATTTCACATCGATATCAGTACAGGTGTTTCACATCAGTTGGAAGTTGGTGTGCAGATCTTGCGGGAGACCTTGGGGGGCGCGAGTCTGGCTGCCCGATTGCTCTATCCATATCTGAGCAAGGAGATCGATCCGCTTTCGCCGGATGCGCCGTTGTTGTTTCTCGGCGGGCCGTTGACCGGAACGAAGGGCACGGCAGTCGGGCGGTTTGTCGTCTGCGCGAAATCCCCTGCGACGGGAATTTGGGGCGAATCGAACGTTGGCGGTTATTTCGGCCCGGAAATGCGCATGGCGGGCGTGGACGGAATCTGGATCACGGGCCGGGCGCCGCAGCCGGTGTACCTGTGGGTACACGATGGGAACATAGAGATCTGCGACGCCGGTGGATTATGGGGAAAATGTGACCCGTATGAAACACAGACTTTGATCCGCGAAGCGCACGATGATTCATTAATTCGTGTAGCCAGTATTGGGCTGGCGGGAGAGAAACAGCTCCGATTTGCTTCGATTCTGTGCGATCATGGCAGAATGGCCGGAAGAACCGGTATGGGCGCGGTGATGGGCTCCAAACGATTGAAGGCAATCGCGGCTCGCGGAAAGAGAGATCTGTTGATTGCGTATCCGGATCGCTTTGCGAAAATACGCACGGAATCGAACCGCAGTTTGCGATCGGACAACGTGGCGGAAGCGCTGCGGCAGTTCGGATCGTCGAGTGCAAGCGACTACCTCGATTATTTGGGAGACATGCCCAAGTACTACTTTACGAAAGGGCTGTTCGATGGCGCGGAACGCGTCAGCGGGGAGGCCATGGCGGAGAGCATCCTTTCCGGTGTGAGCACGTGCCACGGATGTGTCATTGCTTGCGGAAGGGTCGTGCGGCTCGCGGATGGGCAAGATCGCAAAGGTCCGGAATACGAAACCAGCGTTGGTTTTGGTCCGAACCTGGGGATCGACGATCTATCCGCAATAACGCGACTCGGTGAACTTTGCGACCGATACGGCATGGATACGATTTCGGTTTCGAATACCATCGGACTTGCATTCTTACTGTATGAACAAGGCATCATCAGCGAAGCGGATACCGATGGCGAAGCGTTGAAATGGGGAGAGCCGGCCGTCGCCGAACGATTGATCCACCGCATCGCAAAGCAGGAGGGTTTCGGACAGCTTCTTTCGCTTGGGGCCGAAGAGATGGCCAAACATTTCGACGCGAGCGATATGGCCGTACACGTAAAGGGACTCGAAATGCCGTATCACGATCCGCGTGCACTGTCCGGGATGGGCGTGGTTTACGCAACGTCTCCCCGAGGCGCCTGCCACAACCAGAGCGATTACTTCATGGTAGAAATCGGTCAAACGATAGAGGAAGTTGGCGTGGAATTCTTTGCACGACAGGCGGGTGAGGAAAAGGCCGCCAACGTTGCCCGGCATCAAGATTGGTGCACGGTTTTAAACTCCCTGGTCATGTGTATTTTTGCAAACGTGCCGCCGCATTCAGTTCTCGAAATGATTAACGCCGTGACGGGTTTTGATTACAATTTAGATGAATTGATGCAGGTTGGAGAGCGTGGCTGGAATATCAAACGGATGGTGAATATCGGTATGGGAATCACCCCTTCCGACGATTGCCTGCCCAAATCGATTATGAAACCCCTGGAGGAGGGCGGCGCTGCCGGGTATGTCATACCCATCGACGAGATGCTTGAAGCCTATTACCGGGCACGAGATTGGAATACGGAAACCGGCCTTCCCAGCCGAGAGAAAATGGCGCAGTTGAAAATCGAAGAAGATAGACTATCGAGAGAGACGAGGGAATAA
- a CDS encoding NAD(P)H-hydrate dehydratase, producing MAKIVTVEQMRKIEKAADAAGLSYAQMMENAGHSIAQRILDHWTRMDGKSALILVGSGNNGGDGLVVGHYLHQAGAKLRAYLAKARPASDANLKRLADDGAEIVVASEDTERSTLLEWVAGADFIVDAVLGTGFTLPLRGNAKSILDAAGKGISTRKRKPVIAAVDCPSGLDCDSGEVADESLSCDLTVTLAAAKPGLFIFPGADKVGRLFIGDIGIDDDMKEIASVELELATAETVKPWVPARPKNSHKGTFGRAMIVAGSVNYPGSAALAAMGAYRVGTGLVTLAVPAPVQKLLAPQLVEATWIVLPDELGVIAENAAEVLAEEIKNIQALLLGPGFGQQHATAVFLQRLLSGDDRGKLGLVPTDRGKVKKTKLNVPCVVDADGLKLLTKLPDWPSLLPPMTVLTPHPGEMSVLTKLSTAEIQKDRVNHAQRAAAEWGHVVVLKGAFTVVAAPDGKSAVLPFATSALACAGTGDVLSGVITGLRAQGVEPYEAAVLGAYLHGRAGELAAEMVGSLAGVIAGDVADSLSLAIAELNGGLCRV from the coding sequence TTGGCGAAGATCGTGACTGTCGAGCAAATGAGAAAGATCGAGAAGGCTGCAGATGCCGCAGGATTGAGCTACGCGCAGATGATGGAGAATGCCGGACATTCGATCGCCCAACGTATCCTGGATCATTGGACCAGAATGGACGGGAAAAGCGCCCTCATCCTCGTCGGCTCCGGCAACAACGGCGGGGATGGACTCGTCGTGGGGCATTATCTGCATCAAGCCGGAGCGAAGCTGCGTGCGTACCTGGCGAAAGCGCGCCCGGCAAGCGATGCAAACCTGAAGCGTCTTGCGGACGATGGGGCTGAGATCGTCGTTGCCTCCGAAGATACGGAGCGGAGCACGCTGCTTGAATGGGTTGCAGGCGCTGATTTTATAGTCGACGCAGTTCTCGGAACCGGTTTTACACTTCCGTTGCGGGGAAATGCGAAAAGCATCCTCGATGCAGCCGGCAAGGGGATATCCACGAGAAAGCGAAAACCGGTCATCGCCGCTGTAGACTGCCCTTCGGGATTGGATTGCGATAGCGGCGAAGTGGCCGACGAATCGCTGTCGTGCGACCTTACGGTTACATTGGCCGCTGCGAAGCCGGGATTGTTCATCTTCCCCGGCGCTGATAAGGTGGGGCGGCTTTTTATCGGGGACATCGGAATCGATGATGATATGAAGGAGATTGCCAGCGTGGAGCTTGAACTTGCAACGGCCGAGACGGTTAAACCCTGGGTTCCTGCACGGCCCAAAAACTCACATAAAGGTACTTTCGGGCGCGCCATGATCGTCGCCGGTTCGGTCAACTATCCAGGTTCCGCAGCACTGGCGGCTATGGGTGCGTATCGCGTCGGTACCGGCTTGGTGACCCTCGCCGTGCCCGCGCCGGTCCAAAAGTTGTTGGCACCACAATTGGTGGAAGCGACCTGGATCGTGCTGCCGGACGAGTTGGGGGTCATCGCTGAAAACGCCGCGGAGGTGCTGGCCGAGGAAATTAAAAACATACAGGCCTTGCTTCTCGGCCCTGGTTTTGGACAACAGCACGCGACCGCGGTTTTTCTGCAGCGTTTGTTGAGCGGCGACGACCGGGGCAAGTTGGGCCTGGTGCCGACGGATCGCGGGAAAGTCAAGAAAACCAAACTTAACGTTCCGTGTGTCGTCGATGCGGATGGACTTAAATTATTGACGAAGCTACCCGATTGGCCGTCGCTGCTGCCGCCGATGACCGTGCTTACACCGCATCCGGGGGAAATGTCGGTCCTGACCAAATTGTCCACGGCAGAAATTCAAAAAGACCGCGTCAATCATGCGCAGCGCGCCGCGGCAGAGTGGGGACACGTGGTTGTGTTAAAAGGCGCATTTACGGTTGTAGCAGCGCCGGATGGAAAGTCTGCCGTATTGCCATTTGCCACGTCCGCACTCGCATGCGCCGGAACGGGCGATGTGCTGTCGGGTGTCATTACCGGGTTGAGAGCACAGGGTGTCGAGCCGTATGAAGCCGCTGTATTGGGTGCTTACTTGCATGGCCGCGCCGGCGAATTGGCGGCAGAGATGGTCGGCTCCTTGGCGGGAGTAATTGCCGGAGACGTAGCGGATTCGCTTTCGCTTGCCATTGCCGAGTTGAACGGAGGGTTGTGCCGCGTTTAG